The following are encoded together in the Takifugu flavidus isolate HTHZ2018 unplaced genomic scaffold, ASM371156v2 ctg626, whole genome shotgun sequence genome:
- the LOC130520985 gene encoding NACHT, LRR and PYD domains-containing protein 3-like — protein sequence MKPKQRSDLQEVIEGHKMSLKRRCEHVTEGTHEAGSGTLLNKIYTELYITEGQSEEVDTQHEVRQLERTSKKNIQDTPIKCQDIFKVLSEQQRHIRVVLTNGVAGVGKTFSVQKFSLDWAEGLENQDISLVLPLSCRELNLIRDEQHSLLSLLHVFHPTLQKIRAEDLTVWKLLFIFDGLDESRFSLGFNNISSSLMSHKYRPLACSW from the exons atgaagcccaaacaaa gaagtgatctgcaggaggtgatagaaggtcataagatgagtctgaagagaagatgtgaacatgtgactgaaggaactcatgaagcaggaagtggaaccctgctgaacaagatctacactgagctctacatcactgagggacaaagtgaggaggtggacacacaacatgaggtgaggcagcttgagagaacctccaagaagaacatccaggacactccaatcaagtgccaggacatcttcaaagtcttatctgagcaacagagacacatcagagtggttctgaccaacggtgtcgccggcgttggaaaaaccttctcagtgcagaagttcagtctggactgggcagaaggtttggagaaccaagacatcagtctggtgcttccgctctcatgcagggagctgaacttgatcagagatgagcagcacagtcttctctcactgcttcatgttttccatccaacattacagaagatcagagcagaagatctgactgtctggaaacttctgttcatctttgatggcctggatgaaagcagattttcactgggtttcaacaacatcagctcatctctgatgtcacacaagtatcgtccgttggcgtgctcctggtga